Proteins from a single region of Chanodichthys erythropterus isolate Z2021 chromosome 13, ASM2448905v1, whole genome shotgun sequence:
- the LOC137034276 gene encoding apoptosis-inducing factor 3 isoform X3: MGGCLSKPKPVEVKVELNLLDKEKEVDLMSPNGKASPFSECRPNGSLGHCSDEDSMTLRPQRKHRDYIEASVCHVKDLENGQMREVDLGAGRALLIKEHGEFFAMGHKCPHYGAPLVKGVLSKGHVRCPWHGACFNIATGDIEDFPGLDSLPTFQVRVEKEKVIIRANKQALQTQRRSKAMSKCSAVINSSTGFSHVLIIGSGPAALVCAETLRQEGFTDRIVMCTMDKHLPYDRPKLSKSLESTAEQLQLRSSDFFQMHDIEILLEKEVVSVDVKTRTVIFRDGFKMEYRKLFIATGSRPKPLSYKGKDVGNVYHLRTPEDANSIATLASSKNAVIVGTSFIGMEVAAALTDKAHSVSVIGIEAVPFRKALGEKVGKALMKLFELNRVKFYMLNEVWEMRGHNGQLKEVVLKSGKVLRADVCVIGIGSGPATAFLKQSGVHMDSKGFIPVNKVQSSRSTVLSVTVHLLLHVITCVIISYQSVCANLPMLISNLSVINCCFSVITLSISL; this comes from the exons ATGGGAGGATGCCTCTCCAAACCCAAACCAG TAGAGGTCAAAGTTGAGCTCAATCTTTTGGACAAAGAGAAGGAGGTGGACCTGATGTCTCCCAATGGAAAGGCCAGTCCGTTTTCAGAATGCAGACCCAACGGATCTCTGGGACACTGTTCCGACGAGGACAGCATGACCCTGCGGCCGCAGCGTAAACACAGAGATTACATAGAGGCATCAGTCTGCCACGTAAAAGACCTTGAGAATGGACA AATGCGTGAGGTGGATTTGGGCGCAGGTCGTGCTCTGCTCATTAAGGAACATGGAGAATTCTTTGCAATGGGACACAAGTGCCCACATTATGGGGCTCCACTGGTCAAAG GTGTGCTATCAAAAGGACATGTGCGATGTCCATGGCATGGGGCGTGTTTTAACATCGCTACGGGTGATATTGAGGATTTTCCTGGCCTAGACAGTTTGCCTACATTCCAG GTTAGAGTTGAAAAGGAGAAGGTGATAATAAGAGCAAACAAGCAG GCCCTTCAGACTCAGCGGCGGTCAAAGGCCATGTCAAAATGTTCAGCTGTCATCAATTCCAGCACTGGATTCAGCCACGTTCTGATTATTGGATCAG GTCCTGCTGCTCTGGTGTGCGCTGAGACTCTGAGGCAGGAGGGTTTCACTGACCGCATAGTGATGTGCACCATGGACAAACATCTGCCTTACGACAGGCCTAAACTGAGTAAG TCTTTAGAGAGCACAGCTGAGCAGCTGCAGTTGCGCTCCTCTGACTTCTTTCAAATGCACGACATAGAGATACTGTTAGAGAAAGAG GTTGTTTCTGTGGATGTGAAGACACGAACTGTGATATTTCGGGATGGTTTTAAAATGGAGTATCGAAAACTCTTCATTGCCACAGGGAGCAG ACCCAAACCTCTGAGCTACAAAGGCAAAGATGTGGGAAATGTGTATCACCTCAGAACGCCAGAGGATGCAAACAGCATCGCTACACTCGCCAGCAGTAAGAATGCCGTCATTGTGGGAACCTCGTTTATTG GTATGGAGGTGGCCGCAGCTCTCACAGATAAGGCGCACTCTGTGTCTGTGATCGGAATAGAGGCTGTGCCATTCCGTAAAGCTCTTGGAGAGAAAGTGGGGAAAGCCTTGATGAAG CTGTTCGAGTTGAACAGGGTGAAGTTCTATATGTTGAACGAGGTGTGGGAGATGCGAGGGCATAATGGACAG TTAAAAGAAGTGGTTCTAAAAAGTGGCAAAGTCTTAAGAGCTGACGTCTGTGTTATTGGCATAG gctCAGGTCCAGCCACAGCATTCCTGAAGCAGAGCGGAGTGCACATGGACTCCAAAGGATTCATCCCAGTCAATAAGGTTCAGTCATCCCGCAGTACTGTTCTATCTGTTACTGTACATCTCTTACTGCATGTTATAACATGTGTTATTATCAGTTACCAAAGTGTCTGTGCTAATCTACCCATGCTTATTTCTAACTTATCAGTGATAAACTGTTGTTTTAGTGTGATTACCTTGAGTATTTCATTATAA
- the LOC137034276 gene encoding apoptosis-inducing factor 3 isoform X1 produces the protein MGGCLSKPKPVEVKVELNLLDKEKEVDLMSPNGKASPFSECRPNGSLGHCSDEDSMTLRPQRKHRDYIEASVCHVKDLENGQMREVDLGAGRALLIKEHGEFFAMGHKCPHYGAPLVKGVLSKGHVRCPWHGACFNIATGDIEDFPGLDSLPTFQVRVEKEKVIIRANKQALQTQRRSKAMSKCSAVINSSTGFSHVLIIGSGPAALVCAETLRQEGFTDRIVMCTMDKHLPYDRPKLSKSLESTAEQLQLRSSDFFQMHDIEILLEKEVVSVDVKTRTVIFRDGFKMEYRKLFIATGSRPKPLSYKGKDVGNVYHLRTPEDANSIATLASSKNAVIVGTSFIGMEVAAALTDKAHSVSVIGIEAVPFRKALGEKVGKALMKLFELNRVKFYMLNEVWEMRGHNGQLKEVVLKSGKVLRADVCVIGIGSGPATAFLKQSGVHMDSKGFIPVNKSMQTNIDGVFAGGDVVTFPLAQRSNKKVNIPHWQMAHVHGRVAALSMMGKAPDIKTVPYFWTAMFGKSIRYAGYGDGFDDVVIQGDLDELKFVAFYTKSEEVVAVASMNYDPIVSRVAEVFHSGKTIRKRDVETGDMSWLIDKGSQ, from the exons ATGGGAGGATGCCTCTCCAAACCCAAACCAG TAGAGGTCAAAGTTGAGCTCAATCTTTTGGACAAAGAGAAGGAGGTGGACCTGATGTCTCCCAATGGAAAGGCCAGTCCGTTTTCAGAATGCAGACCCAACGGATCTCTGGGACACTGTTCCGACGAGGACAGCATGACCCTGCGGCCGCAGCGTAAACACAGAGATTACATAGAGGCATCAGTCTGCCACGTAAAAGACCTTGAGAATGGACA AATGCGTGAGGTGGATTTGGGCGCAGGTCGTGCTCTGCTCATTAAGGAACATGGAGAATTCTTTGCAATGGGACACAAGTGCCCACATTATGGGGCTCCACTGGTCAAAG GTGTGCTATCAAAAGGACATGTGCGATGTCCATGGCATGGGGCGTGTTTTAACATCGCTACGGGTGATATTGAGGATTTTCCTGGCCTAGACAGTTTGCCTACATTCCAG GTTAGAGTTGAAAAGGAGAAGGTGATAATAAGAGCAAACAAGCAG GCCCTTCAGACTCAGCGGCGGTCAAAGGCCATGTCAAAATGTTCAGCTGTCATCAATTCCAGCACTGGATTCAGCCACGTTCTGATTATTGGATCAG GTCCTGCTGCTCTGGTGTGCGCTGAGACTCTGAGGCAGGAGGGTTTCACTGACCGCATAGTGATGTGCACCATGGACAAACATCTGCCTTACGACAGGCCTAAACTGAGTAAG TCTTTAGAGAGCACAGCTGAGCAGCTGCAGTTGCGCTCCTCTGACTTCTTTCAAATGCACGACATAGAGATACTGTTAGAGAAAGAG GTTGTTTCTGTGGATGTGAAGACACGAACTGTGATATTTCGGGATGGTTTTAAAATGGAGTATCGAAAACTCTTCATTGCCACAGGGAGCAG ACCCAAACCTCTGAGCTACAAAGGCAAAGATGTGGGAAATGTGTATCACCTCAGAACGCCAGAGGATGCAAACAGCATCGCTACACTCGCCAGCAGTAAGAATGCCGTCATTGTGGGAACCTCGTTTATTG GTATGGAGGTGGCCGCAGCTCTCACAGATAAGGCGCACTCTGTGTCTGTGATCGGAATAGAGGCTGTGCCATTCCGTAAAGCTCTTGGAGAGAAAGTGGGGAAAGCCTTGATGAAG CTGTTCGAGTTGAACAGGGTGAAGTTCTATATGTTGAACGAGGTGTGGGAGATGCGAGGGCATAATGGACAG TTAAAAGAAGTGGTTCTAAAAAGTGGCAAAGTCTTAAGAGCTGACGTCTGTGTTATTGGCATAG gctCAGGTCCAGCCACAGCATTCCTGAAGCAGAGCGGAGTGCACATGGACTCCAAAGGATTCATCCCAGTCAATAAG TCCATGCAGACGAACATCGATGGGGTCTTCGCTGGGGGTGACGTGGTAACGTTTCCTCTAGCTCAACGCAGCAATAAGAAGGTGAACATACCCCACTGGCAGATGGCTCATGTACACG GTCGAGTGGCTGCACTTAGCATGATGGGAAAGGCCCCAGACATTAAAACGGTGCCTTATTTCTGGACAGCCATGTTTGGGAAAAGCATACGATATGCAG GTTATGGAGATGGCTTTGATGATGTCGTCATTCAGGGAGATTTGGATGAGCTGAAATTTGTGGCATTCTACACAAA GAGTGAGGAGGTGGTAGCCGTGGCCAGTATGAACTACGACCCCATTGTGTCACGGGTTGCAGAAGTCTTTCACTCAGGAAAGACGATTAGGAAACGTGACGTGGA GACAGGAGACATGTCATGGCTGATAGACAAAGGCTCACAGTGA
- the LOC137034276 gene encoding apoptosis-inducing factor 3 isoform X2, which translates to MGGCLSKPKPEVKVELNLLDKEKEVDLMSPNGKASPFSECRPNGSLGHCSDEDSMTLRPQRKHRDYIEASVCHVKDLENGQMREVDLGAGRALLIKEHGEFFAMGHKCPHYGAPLVKGVLSKGHVRCPWHGACFNIATGDIEDFPGLDSLPTFQVRVEKEKVIIRANKQALQTQRRSKAMSKCSAVINSSTGFSHVLIIGSGPAALVCAETLRQEGFTDRIVMCTMDKHLPYDRPKLSKSLESTAEQLQLRSSDFFQMHDIEILLEKEVVSVDVKTRTVIFRDGFKMEYRKLFIATGSRPKPLSYKGKDVGNVYHLRTPEDANSIATLASSKNAVIVGTSFIGMEVAAALTDKAHSVSVIGIEAVPFRKALGEKVGKALMKLFELNRVKFYMLNEVWEMRGHNGQLKEVVLKSGKVLRADVCVIGIGSGPATAFLKQSGVHMDSKGFIPVNKSMQTNIDGVFAGGDVVTFPLAQRSNKKVNIPHWQMAHVHGRVAALSMMGKAPDIKTVPYFWTAMFGKSIRYAGYGDGFDDVVIQGDLDELKFVAFYTKSEEVVAVASMNYDPIVSRVAEVFHSGKTIRKRDVETGDMSWLIDKGSQ; encoded by the exons ATGGGAGGATGCCTCTCCAAACCCAAACCAG AGGTCAAAGTTGAGCTCAATCTTTTGGACAAAGAGAAGGAGGTGGACCTGATGTCTCCCAATGGAAAGGCCAGTCCGTTTTCAGAATGCAGACCCAACGGATCTCTGGGACACTGTTCCGACGAGGACAGCATGACCCTGCGGCCGCAGCGTAAACACAGAGATTACATAGAGGCATCAGTCTGCCACGTAAAAGACCTTGAGAATGGACA AATGCGTGAGGTGGATTTGGGCGCAGGTCGTGCTCTGCTCATTAAGGAACATGGAGAATTCTTTGCAATGGGACACAAGTGCCCACATTATGGGGCTCCACTGGTCAAAG GTGTGCTATCAAAAGGACATGTGCGATGTCCATGGCATGGGGCGTGTTTTAACATCGCTACGGGTGATATTGAGGATTTTCCTGGCCTAGACAGTTTGCCTACATTCCAG GTTAGAGTTGAAAAGGAGAAGGTGATAATAAGAGCAAACAAGCAG GCCCTTCAGACTCAGCGGCGGTCAAAGGCCATGTCAAAATGTTCAGCTGTCATCAATTCCAGCACTGGATTCAGCCACGTTCTGATTATTGGATCAG GTCCTGCTGCTCTGGTGTGCGCTGAGACTCTGAGGCAGGAGGGTTTCACTGACCGCATAGTGATGTGCACCATGGACAAACATCTGCCTTACGACAGGCCTAAACTGAGTAAG TCTTTAGAGAGCACAGCTGAGCAGCTGCAGTTGCGCTCCTCTGACTTCTTTCAAATGCACGACATAGAGATACTGTTAGAGAAAGAG GTTGTTTCTGTGGATGTGAAGACACGAACTGTGATATTTCGGGATGGTTTTAAAATGGAGTATCGAAAACTCTTCATTGCCACAGGGAGCAG ACCCAAACCTCTGAGCTACAAAGGCAAAGATGTGGGAAATGTGTATCACCTCAGAACGCCAGAGGATGCAAACAGCATCGCTACACTCGCCAGCAGTAAGAATGCCGTCATTGTGGGAACCTCGTTTATTG GTATGGAGGTGGCCGCAGCTCTCACAGATAAGGCGCACTCTGTGTCTGTGATCGGAATAGAGGCTGTGCCATTCCGTAAAGCTCTTGGAGAGAAAGTGGGGAAAGCCTTGATGAAG CTGTTCGAGTTGAACAGGGTGAAGTTCTATATGTTGAACGAGGTGTGGGAGATGCGAGGGCATAATGGACAG TTAAAAGAAGTGGTTCTAAAAAGTGGCAAAGTCTTAAGAGCTGACGTCTGTGTTATTGGCATAG gctCAGGTCCAGCCACAGCATTCCTGAAGCAGAGCGGAGTGCACATGGACTCCAAAGGATTCATCCCAGTCAATAAG TCCATGCAGACGAACATCGATGGGGTCTTCGCTGGGGGTGACGTGGTAACGTTTCCTCTAGCTCAACGCAGCAATAAGAAGGTGAACATACCCCACTGGCAGATGGCTCATGTACACG GTCGAGTGGCTGCACTTAGCATGATGGGAAAGGCCCCAGACATTAAAACGGTGCCTTATTTCTGGACAGCCATGTTTGGGAAAAGCATACGATATGCAG GTTATGGAGATGGCTTTGATGATGTCGTCATTCAGGGAGATTTGGATGAGCTGAAATTTGTGGCATTCTACACAAA GAGTGAGGAGGTGGTAGCCGTGGCCAGTATGAACTACGACCCCATTGTGTCACGGGTTGCAGAAGTCTTTCACTCAGGAAAGACGATTAGGAAACGTGACGTGGA GACAGGAGACATGTCATGGCTGATAGACAAAGGCTCACAGTGA